In a single window of the Melioribacteraceae bacterium genome:
- a CDS encoding acyl carrier protein — protein sequence MDVEAKVKEIIIDKLGVEESQIAPEASFTNDLGADSLDIVELVMGFESSFNISIPDEDAEKITTVGDAVKYLKEKLG from the coding sequence ATGGACGTTGAAGCAAAAGTAAAAGAAATCATTATTGATAAGCTTGGTGTTGAAGAAAGTCAAATAGCACCAGAAGCTTCTTTCACTAATGATCTTGGTGCAGATTCCCTTGACATCGTAGAACTTGTTATGGGTTTCGAATCCTCTTTCAACATTTCAATTCCAGATGAAGATGCTGAAAAAATTACTACTGTTGGTGACGCTGTAAAATATCTTAAAGAAAAATTAGGTTAA